AGACACTGCCGACCACTCGGAGTGGAAGACAGGCCGAAGAGCCACCGGATTGGTATTCTCGGCAGCATCATTCTCCCAAAAACTCGGTTGGGTGATCGGCGGCACCCTGGCCGGGTGGCTGCTGGCCTATTTTGGGTTCCACGCTAACGTAATCCAAACCAACCAGGTGCAAACCGGGATTCGCTCCATGATGAGCTTCATCCCTGCGGTGGCTGGTTTTCTCTCTGCAGCCGCTGTTCTGTTTTACAAGCTCGACGATTCTTTCATGGTGAAAATCGAACAGGAGCTGAAACAACGCAAAGGAGAGCAGCGTTGAGCTCTTTAGACCGCTCAAGTTTGGTGGTAACCCGTTCTCAAATTGGGACTTTTGCCGCCATTCCTCGTCGCGCATGGAATACTGCACCCTCACAGTTTCTTGCCGACAGATCAATATTCTCTTGACATCGTTCCTCAACCGTGGCTAAATATCGCCGTTTTGCAAACGCCTCTACAAAATCGATAATGTAGTCGGTTTTGCTAAGCCTTACCAGATTTGACAGCAAGTGCCCGGCGCAAGATGCCCAGCATTTAAGCAAACTCAATCTTAGGAGATTGGCCATGGGATCACCTGTTCGTTTCAGATTGCAGGGCACGTTTCGATATTTCCTCTGCATGAATCTCTTGTTGTTTTCGGTATCTCTTTGCGCCCAGACGGTGCAGGTCGGTGCGGGAAGTTACACCACAGCCTTACCTGCCGGCGCAACCGCTCCCTCGAACCAGATCTTCAGCAGTGTTGCCGGCCCCAAGCCCACGCACAGGTTTTGGACGGCAAAAAACTGGTATGCCGATAACATCATCAACGGCGGTGTTACCTTCGGCGGAGGCGGAGGCGGTCCCTTCGTCATGTTTCCGCAACCGTTGGGTATGCAGACCACACCCACGGGATTATTGCTGGGTTTCGACGCCACCGTCACAAATGGAGGCACGTTCTTTTTCCAGCCCTTTGAAGGCGACCTCACTCTTGGGGTAACCGGCTTAAATGCCGGCAGCGTCAACGTAAGTGGCTACAGCGATTGGACGGTAGATTTCAATTTCGGTCCGATGACAACGCGAGTCGGACGCGGTATGCCGTTTGTTTACGTTACGACCAACGGCAGCAATCCCACGATCACATTTGCCGGGCAGCCTACCGTATTTGCGAATAATGGCAACATCCTGGGCGTCAGCATAGCCAATAACAACTACGGTCTTTTTTGTCCGAGCGGTGGAAGCTGGAGCGGAATCGGCGGCACCGTGCTCACCTGCAATCTCCCGGGCGGACACAATTATTTTTCCCTGGCACTTTTGCCCAATGCCGGCGCTCTGAGCACATATTCTCAGTTTGCATTTTCCTTCCCGGTAAATACTCAAGTGGCCTGGAACTATAACCCGAACACCAGCCAGGTAAGCACCACTTACACAGTAAGTACGCAAGCAAAAGAGGGGGGCCAGACTGGTTTCCTCATGGCTCTATATCCGCATCAGTACACTGCGTTGCAGGGCAGCGCCATTAATACCAGCTTTACGTATCCTTCAAGCCGGGGCACGCTCAAGGTTCTGCAGGGCACCGCGTTTACCACGACGGATATCTTCCACGGCATTCTGCCCTTCTTGCCCAATACGGGAAATTTCAGCGATGCTACGCTTACTTCGTTGGTTGACACGGTTGCTAACGAACCCAACCACTTTACCGTCAGCCAAAGCGGAGGCGGCACCAATACCTACGACATTGGCAAAGACCTGGCCCGGGTCGCCCACCTGCTCCCCATTGCCAAGGTTGCCGGCGATACTAACGCTGCCAGTAGTTTGCAGACCAGTCTGCAAAACGAATTGCAGAACTGGTTCAACGGCGCCGCCAATCATCAGAACACCAGCGTGTTCTACTACGACGGCAACTGGGGAACTCTCATCGGATATCCCGGCGCCTTCGGGAGCGACGTGGCATTGAACGACCACCATTTTCATTACGGATACTGGATTCACTCCGCAGCCATCGTTGGTTTGCTGAACCCTACCTGGATTCAATCGAACAATTGGGGTGGAATGGTCAACCTGCTGGGCCGTGATATCGCTACGCCTGTGCGCAATGACGCCATGTTTCCGTTCCTGCGCCACTTCGATGTCTACGGCGGGCATTCGTGGGCTTCGGGCCAGGCGCCTTTCGGCGATGGACTCAATCAAGAATCCAGTTCTGAAGCCATGAATGCCTGGACCGGCTTGATCTTGTTTGCGACCGAAACCGGCAACACCCAGCTTCGGGATGCTGCCATCTGGATGTACACGCAAGAAACCAACGGCATCTTCGATTATTGGTTCAATGACGGTCCGGTGTCCACGTTCCCTCCGGGATTCACCCGGACGGAAATCGCCAATGTATTTGACGGTAAATCAGACACGGGAACATTTTTTAGCGGGCAAATCGAACTGGAACATGGAATCGAGTTTCTGCCATTTCACGGGGGCTCGCTCTATCTGGGCCGCGACCCAGCTTACATCCAAAGGAATTTAGCGGAAATCAAAAACCTTGATCCGAATGCCTTTGCTGCAGGCAGCGTAAATTGGCCCGATCTGATCGAAGAATATCAAGCTCTGTCTGATCCAAATACAGCGCTTAGCGAGTTCAATAACACTTCGTTTGTCTTCGATGGCGAAAGTAAGGCCCACGAATACTACTGGATCACTCAATTGCAAAAGCTGGGCCAATCGGATGAAGCGGTAACCGCCAATACGCCGCTCTATCACGTGTTCAAGAACCCCGCCACCGGCGCAGTCACCCATGCCGCATTTAATCCTGGAACAAGCGCGATCACGGTGAACTTCTCTGACGGAGCCAGTCTCTCCGTTCCTCCGGGAAGTATGCGAAGCGAGTTCGGCACTACGACGATCGGCTCCGGTGGTACCAGTAGCGCAGATTTCTCGTTGTCGGCAGCGCCGGCATCGCAAAGTGTGACCGCCGGGAGTAGCGCCAGTTACACAATCACGGTTGGCGCGCTTAACGGCTTCAGCAGCAGCGTGGCTCTCACAGCCAGTGGCCTGCCTACGGGTG
This genomic stretch from Terriglobales bacterium harbors:
- a CDS encoding glycosyl hydrolase; protein product: MGSPVRFRLQGTFRYFLCMNLLLFSVSLCAQTVQVGAGSYTTALPAGATAPSNQIFSSVAGPKPTHRFWTAKNWYADNIINGGVTFGGGGGGPFVMFPQPLGMQTTPTGLLLGFDATVTNGGTFFFQPFEGDLTLGVTGLNAGSVNVSGYSDWTVDFNFGPMTTRVGRGMPFVYVTTNGSNPTITFAGQPTVFANNGNILGVSIANNNYGLFCPSGGSWSGIGGTVLTCNLPGGHNYFSLALLPNAGALSTYSQFAFSFPVNTQVAWNYNPNTSQVSTTYTVSTQAKEGGQTGFLMALYPHQYTALQGSAINTSFTYPSSRGTLKVLQGTAFTTTDIFHGILPFLPNTGNFSDATLTSLVDTVANEPNHFTVSQSGGGTNTYDIGKDLARVAHLLPIAKVAGDTNAASSLQTSLQNELQNWFNGAANHQNTSVFYYDGNWGTLIGYPGAFGSDVALNDHHFHYGYWIHSAAIVGLLNPTWIQSNNWGGMVNLLGRDIATPVRNDAMFPFLRHFDVYGGHSWASGQAPFGDGLNQESSSEAMNAWTGLILFATETGNTQLRDAAIWMYTQETNGIFDYWFNDGPVSTFPPGFTRTEIANVFDGKSDTGTFFSGQIELEHGIEFLPFHGGSLYLGRDPAYIQRNLAEIKNLDPNAFAAGSVNWPDLIEEYQALSDPNTALSEFNNTSFVFDGESKAHEYYWITQLQKLGQSDEAVTANTPLYHVFKNPATGAVTHAAFNPGTSAITVNFSDGASLSVPPGSMRSEFGTTTIGSGGTSSADFSLSAAPASQSVTAGSSASYTITVGALNGFSSSVALTASGLPTGATASFTPASVNGSGSSTLAVSTSSTTPAGSFTLTITGTSGSLTHTAMVTLIVNPVQGQCLTSGTTWQNTTLPVETGSFTVTFDATPSRSSATSPINSVIALSNGAQTAFTGFATLVAFNANGIQARNGGTFTAASVIPYTGGVAYHFREVINVPAHTYSIFVTAPGGAEQTVGSNFAFRTEQNRVTQLNNWGTFALSGSVRVCNFTLVTAAPNFAIAATPSTVTVTAGSNANYTTNVSAVNGFSGSVGLSMSGLPAGAAAGFSPASINGSGSSTLTVTTATSTPAGTYTLTTMGTSGSLNHSTTVTLVVNSHSTPDFSLAVSPNSQTVTAGNGTSYTATVTPLNGFTGTVALSISGLPTGTSGAFTPVSINGSGASTLTISTATSTPAASTTLTITATSGNLSHSGAVTLAVQAGSSCVGPNCTSKRLKIINGCGKPMWIFFQTGFNGGTLNAQNQKLLTNVGDFIEYDIPDKGLAGVRFWPGMECDNTGNNCHIGASGGPVSNGFTCPANIGCAPPIDSKFEGTFGCVSSMPLSQCQANPSSNPPTPLPRADFWDASMVDGYTLPVKVIVHGSCPPGNPGGLPEASSTARPCISAIALNMRT